Below is a window of Gimesia chilikensis DNA.
TGAGAGACAGATCGTGGAGCTGGAGTGGGATCCCTGGTCGGGGTATATCGTGGTGGCGAAAACGGAGTCAGCGGAAGATCTGGTAAGGGAAATTGGTGCTTTTATTGAATCCAGGTTTTCCCGGTAATAAACAGAGTTGTTCACATGGCGATTTACTTCTACACCCGCAACGACAAGTATGGTGCGTTTTCGAACTTCTCGCCGCATGGGGTCGAGATGGACGGACTCTGGTGGCCGAGCGTTGAACACTATTTTCAGGCGCAGAAATTCAGTGATCCGGAATACCGGGAACGGATCAGAACAGCCCATAATTCGAAACAGGCGGCCCTGCTGGGACGCAGCCGCAAGGTCAAACTCCGCGACGACTGGGAAACAGTGAAAGAGGATGTCATGTCGGCAGCCGTACTCAAGAAATTTCAGACGCACCTCGAATTAAAAGCACTTTTACTCTCCACGGGTGATGAGGCAATTGTGGAAAACGCTCCTGGTGACTATTTCTGGGGTTGCGGACAGGACGGGACCGGTTTGAATCGTCTGGGGATGATCCTGGAACAGGTTCGCGATGTACTCAGACAGGGACTCAACTCAGATCAGAAATGATCCCGTCCGATTCTTTTTGTTTACGACAGAATTTCATTAATCACCGTCCCATGTACATCGGTCAGACGGTAATCCCGGCCCTGGTGTTTGTATATCAGGCGTTCGTGGTTCAGACCCATGCAATGTAATAACGTTGCGTTGAGGTCGTGTACGTGGACCGGGTTCTCGGCGATGTTGTAACAGAAATCATCGGTTGCGCCGTAGGAAATGCCCGGTTTGATGCCGCCGCCGGCCAGCCACATGGTGAAGCAGCGGCCGTGATGATCTCTGCCGTAATCGGTGCTGGTGAGCGTTCCCTGACTGTAAATCGTGCGTCCAAATTCGCCTCCCCAGATGATCAGAGTGTCTTCCAGCAGCCCCCGCTGTTTGAGATCAGTGAGCAGTCCTGCGGTTGGCTGGTCGATGTCGCCGCACTGCAGACGCAGGTCGCTGGGCAGATTGTAATGCTGGTCCCAGCCCCGGTGATAGAGTTGAATGAACCGCACACCCCGCTCTGCCATTCGCCGGGCCAGCAGGCAGTTGGCGGCGTAGGTTCCCGGTTTACGGGAAGCCTCACCATAGAGGTCGAATGTCTGCTCACTTTCATTCGAAAAGTCGGTCAGGTCAGGAACGGAAGTCTGCATGCGGTAAGCCATCTC
It encodes the following:
- a CDS encoding NADAR family protein yields the protein MAIYFYTRNDKYGAFSNFSPHGVEMDGLWWPSVEHYFQAQKFSDPEYRERIRTAHNSKQAALLGRSRKVKLRDDWETVKEDVMSAAVLKKFQTHLELKALLLSTGDEAIVENAPGDYFWGCGQDGTGLNRLGMILEQVRDVLRQGLNSDQK